In one window of Juglans regia cultivar Chandler chromosome 3, Walnut 2.0, whole genome shotgun sequence DNA:
- the LOC108981346 gene encoding F-box/LRR-repeat MAX2 homolog A-like: MAALKHCHLYDLPDVILSIIFSLVIDTRTRNAMSLVSLKWYLLERSTRTSLTLRGNIRDLIFLPTCFQAVTNLDLSFLSPWGHPLLDESFPNPTLLAQLFGQAFPSLVSFTAYARYPITLNHLAPQWPNLRHVKLIRWHQRLPTAPLGSDFLPLLEHCRSLSSLDLSHFYCWTEDLPPALKAYPNTAASLSYLSILTHSSTEGYKAHELLAITAACPNLRQFLATCIFDHRFIGSTRDETLLSLASNCPRLSLLHLVDITSFSNAWAVNPDDEGYTYHDDIVSHATLVDLCAGLPLLEDLVLDVCHNVKDTRPALKLLNSKCPRLKSLTLGQFHGVCRGMFSRPDVIPLCSGLESLSIKNVADLTDPCLIAISHGCPRLAQFEVTGCKMITETGIRNLASNLRRTLIDVKISCCKHLDAVCTLRALDPIRGLIQRLHIDCVWESVQRLEQEQPSALERVAMWKDTSSFDKECKNHSSLNLYHILSHGSGSGNSIGDIFPARTWAKLQSLSLWISVGEMLTPLTLVGLEDCPMLEEIQIRIEGDCRQQIRPSMHAFGLSSLECYPRLSKMNLDCGGAVGYALTAPAGYPDLNMWERFYLSGIGSLKLTELNYWPLQDTELNKRTLSLPGAGLLAQCPTLRKLFIHGTAAEHLMMFLLKVPTLRDVQLREDYYPAPENYTSTEMRVRWCCRFEDALNRRQIPD; encoded by the coding sequence ATGGCCGCTCTAAAACATTGTCATTTGTATGACTTGCCAGATGTAATTCTCTCCATCATATTCTCCCTAGTTATCGACACTCGTACACGTAATGCCATGTCCCTTGTGTCCCTCAAATGGTACCTGCTAGAGCGCTCCACCCGCACTTCCCTCACTCTCCGCGGGAACATCCGCGACCTAATCTTCCTCCCCACTTGTTTTCAAGCTGTCACCAATCTTGACCTCTCTTTCCTCTCCCCTTGGGGCCATCCTCTCTTAGACGAGTCCTTCCCGAATCCAACACTTCTTGCTCAGCTTTTTGGCCAGGCCTTCCCTTCCCTGGTTTCTTTTACTGCATACGCACGATACCCTATAACTCTCAATCATCTTGCTCCTCAATGGCCTAATCTACGCCATGTTAAGCTCATCCGCTGGCATCAGCGTTTGCCTACTGCTCCTCTTGGCTCCGATTTCCTCCCACTGCTTGAGCATTGTCGTTCACTTTCTTCCCTTGATCTCTCCCATTTCTATTGCTGGACAGAAGATCTCCCTCCAGCACTTAAAGCCTACCCTAATACTGCAGCTTCCCTCTCCTATCTCAGTATTCTTACCCATTCTTCTACCGAGGGCTACAAAGCTCATGAACTTCTTGCCATTACAGCTGCCTGCCCAAATCTCCGCCAGTTTCTGGCAACATGTATATTTGACCACAGATTCATTGGTTCTACTCGGGATGAAACTTTGCTATCTCTTGCTTCAAATTGTCCTCGCCTCTCTCTTCTTCACCTTGTAGATATTACTTCCTTTTCAAATGCCTGGGCGGTCAACCCTGATGATGAGGGTTACACCTATCACGATGATATAGTCAGCCATGCGACGCTTGTGGACCTTTGTGCTGGATTGCCATTGCTTGAAGACTTGGTTCTTGATGTTTGTCACAATGTTAAAGATACCAGGCCAGCATTGAAGTTGCTTAATTCCAAGTGCCCGCGGCTTAAGTCTTTGACTCTGGGACAGTTCCATGGGGTTTGCAGGGGAATGTTTTCACGGCCAGATGTGATTCCACTATGCTCGGGGTTGGAGTCCCTTTCAATCAAGAACGTCGCGGATTTAACTGATCCTTGCTTGATAGCTATCTCACATGGCTGCCCGAGACTCGCGCAGTTCGAGGTTACGGGTTGCAAAATGATCACAGAAACGGGGATCAGAAATTTGGCTTCTAACCTTCggagaactttaattgatgtGAAGATCTCTTGCTGTAAGCATCTCGATGCTGTGTGCACATTACGTGCACTAGATCCAATTCGAGGCCTTATACAGCGATTGCACATAGACTGTGTTTGGGAAAGCGTTCAGCGATTAGAACAGGAGCAGCCTAGCGCTCTAGAGCGAGTAGCCATGTGGAAAGATACAAGCAGCTTCGATAAGGAATGCAAGAACCACTCAAGTTTGAACTTATATCACATTCTTAGCCACGGAAGTGGCAGTGGTAATAGTATTGGTGATATATTCCCTGCCAGGACTTGGGCAAAGTTGCAATCTCTTTCCCTTTGGATTTCTGTTGGGGAGATGCTGACTCCATTGACTTTGGTGGGGTTGGAGGATTGCCCGATGCTCGAAGAAATACAAATTCGAATTGAAGGTGACTGCAGGCAGCAGATAAGGCCTTCCATGCACGCCTTTGGACTGAGCTCCCTTGAGTGTTATCCTCGGCTTTCAAAGATGAATCTGGATTGTGGAGGCGCTGTTGGGTATGCTCTTACTGCCCCTGCTGGGTATCCAGATTTGAATATGTGGGAGCGCTTTTATCTTAGTGGGATTGGGAGCTTGAAGCTCACTGAGCTTAATTATTGGCCCCTACAGGACACAGAGTTAAATAAGAGAACCCTCTCTCTTCCAGGAGCGGGATTGCTTGCACAATGTCCGACACTGAGAAAGCTTTTTATCCATGGGACAGCCGCTGAACACTTGATGATGTTCCTTCTAAAAGTACCAACTCTCAGGGATGTACAGCTGAGAGAAGATTACTATCCTGCTCCAGAAAACTATACAAGCACGGAGATGCGAGTGCGCTGGTGCTGTCGATTTGAGGATGCCCTCAACAGGCGTCAGATCCCTGACTGA